ACTGCCATCCTGTTTCTTGGCGGTCCAAGATCAATAACAGATCAACAATGAAACTCCTGTTATCAGGGATTGTTTGCTTTCAGGTTCCCTGCAGGCTCTCCCAAGCTGAACTAAAACCTCTGGAGTGAAATGCACTTTTGCTGGTTATTAACTTCCTGCTCCGTGTGTTTAGGTACAGATGGCAGCGCGGACCAACGAGGTGATGGAGTTGAAACGTGACCTTGCACAAGCTTTGAAAGACAAGGAGCAACTAGAGGAGGTAGGGCCGGGCCGTTAATtgaatttattgattaatttagggttatttttcagtttttttttttttttttaattaagtgtgctttttagtttttcaaaattgcatttagttaaatttagtattagtttttcttACATATGGCGTATTTGTGGAGTGCAAGAAAAGCAAAGGTCAAAGTATCGTCACAAATGTTCAACCTTCTTTTGTCTAGATGGTTGTACAGTAAttgatacatttaaaataaaccctgAAAGCTTCACAAAGACgaaaactaaggacatttttacaataattatagttttggtttgttttctaaacatgcaaaatgtagttttagttaTCTAAAgctcttgcattttttttaattatatttcatttttcaatgttaggtttaataatatttgttttcGTTAACTTTTACAACCTTCCACGaacaacatgaaaacaaagtGAAGACAGTATAGAATTAGGGTTGCCAAATTAGCAACTTTGTTGCTATATCTAGtgtccatatttaaaagagCAACAATTGACTGAGCCATAGAGTTTGAAGGCtcattttccaatatttttttaaatattttttttaattaacgaTAATTGTtttggtatgattttttttttgagttaaaAAACTTGAGTTAATTAAAGTAACTATAATTTGAGTTTTCAATAAGCAAAGGGGGgaaaatctattaaaatcgGGACATTAAAAGAATTTTCAAGCCATACAGCCCAGCCCAGTTGTCAGAGATGATTCCTAACATGCATGTGCTCTTTAGTCACGTCGTCCTCTTTCATGTCCTCCCCCACTAATTAATACATCCATAGCTGCCTCTTCTCCCGGTGCCATTCTTCCATGCAAATGCCAGGCGTGTCTGTTTCACCTCGCCAACCCTGgtttaaatgttaaacctgCTAACAGAGCACTAATGAAGTCATCCAGGGAGGTCGGTGAGGGGGGAGAGCCCAAGTCTGACACCCATTACAGTAATGAGTAGGCTACTAATGCTAGTGCGTCACATATTATCACAAAGGGCAGCAACAGTGTTGAAGGAAATTAAAGTTGGGACAATTTGACATTCTTTGCTAACTAAATTTCTCCCTGCACAGGAGTTGTTGCATCGCTTCCTGAGCCGGCTAAGGGAGCAAGACGGCCGCGATGAAGGGGCTGAGGTCAGGCAGCCCATGCTGATGCGGTACCCGATGCCCTACTCACAGGACCCTTCGCCGCCGCCATTGGTACCACAGAGGCCCGCAGAGCTGCAGTTTGGCAATCCTTATGCCACTGCGGCCATGCAAGGTGTCGCATCATCgccaccattttttcccccatcatcactatttgagtaatttttttaaacctttatttttagACCAAGAAACGGATGCCTCCCTCACTCCCGAGCAACTGAGCCGTCCTCCTCCCGAAGCTCCACCTTGCGCTACTCCATGCGCCCCTCCAATCACCCCCCCAAATCCGAACCCCGGCCCAGTGGCGCCAGGCTGGGACAGAGAGGTGGTCTGCATCCAGCCTTCACGCAGCACCAGCCCCCCGGAGACCGTGGAGAACCCACCCGAGGAGCCTCAGAATGTAAGAGgatgcacatttttttgccacaagaaaacatttttttttattaaacgtGTAGTTAGTTTAGCTGTCATAATGTAATTCTGGCATAGATAGCTGAACAAAGATAAAAGTGAAACCCTGTATATAGTTGtcatgacttttttccccctcatgcATTATGTTGCATAGAAGCAAACCAGAGCtataaatgtcatttaaattttgtactgtatttggtTGTATAGGagtaaaataaatcagacttaaCTCTGACACACTTCTTATTTTACCCTTTTGGGATATAAAATCCACCACTGTTGTTCTTGTTGACGTGTGTTGTAGTCTGGTGACGGAGCTCAGCCATCTTGTGACCATCAGTCCAGCAGACATGGTGAAACAAGAAGCAGCTTCTGCTTTGACGCGAGGTAATTCTCtttaacaaataattaaatacagtatgatTCATCTTTTCATTTCTTATCCAACAAAGAATAAATAGTGGTTGTCATAATGGTGCAAATTGCATAACTGGCTTCAAAACACTTCAAAACATACTAAAAACATCACTTTCAGTAATATTTCTTCTTGTATATAAAAGATTACCTCCTTAAatcacttttttgaaaatgtcagaCAACCAGCTTTAGCATtaagaaacgttttttttttcctttttaacttaGCATAGCTTAGCGTAGCTATTAGCTCGCTGCGTCAGTAAGGTAACTTAGCATAGTTTAGCTTACCGTTTAGCGTTTCTTGGTTGCTTCACTTGACTTAAATAATTGTCCTTGtcgatttaaatataaatatgatggtatttttttcacttttaaacgcgttttgagatgtttttttcgTTAGCTTCGGCTTACACGTTTGTCTCGCCAGCTCCAGCAGGCTCTCGTCTTGACCTGTCAATCTAGTTCATGAGGAGGAGGGACTTCCGGTTCAAATCGAGCTCAATGGCagattttgttaaaataataaaaaataaaatcctttaTAGATTGAACAGAATATActaataattacatttattatttatctttttaattCGTAGTTTGTGTCACAGGGTTACATGATAGTAATATGTATTAATATGTCTACATACAAGCAATGGCACTTTCACCTGCACTGAAATACTAAGATCTTTATTAACTTTCAATCCCTCCCACAGCAGCGACGTGCACAAGCGCTGCCCGTTGTGCGAGGTGATTTTCCCGCCGCACTTTGAGCAGAGCAGCTTCGAACAGCACGTGGAGAGCCACTGGAAGGTGTGCCCCGTCTGCTCCGAGCAGTTCCCCCTCGACTACCAGCAGCAACGGTTCGAGAGGCACGTCCTCACGCACTTCGATGGCCACGTGCTCAACTTCGATCAGATCGAGTGACGGgaagccccccaccccctccggGTGTCGTCTGTTtcgttaagtgtacaatcattgGCACTTTTTGCAGGTTACAGGTTATGTCAAGCTGTTTGAGCAGTTATTCCATATCCTTTAAATCCAGTTTTAAGGTCCATGCACTACTTTGCTACTATGTGTTTatgccccacccccccacccccccgctaGTGTCACTTTTGCAGTTAAACCTTACAAGTAAACTTCTGTGCTACACTACAAGGCCCAACTAGTAGGCTGGCTGGTCAAGGATGTTCAATAAATTTTCAAACAGCTTTCCATACGCCAACACACATAAAACTTTGCTTCcactttatcttattttttttaaagctcatcTTTGTTTCTCTGACGCACCTTTGGTAGTGCATGTGGATATTAACGGTGTatgttcaaaattaaaattaaaaaacacgcACTGTATTGTCTGTAAAGAAATACAAACagatatatttcattttaaatgtaaatgcaaaGATGTCTAAGAATGGACTTCCAAACCAGAATGCTGCTCTTCTTCCGGAAAgaggtttgaaaaacaaaactgatgtttaaaaaaaaaaaaaaaagtaatacattgTATCTGCACACAAAAAGGCTTTATTCTGAATGTAATGTACATATGGAAATGTGTGCGATGTGTACTGTTACTGGGTTAGTCCTGACGATGACTGCACTTTCTACTTCATGTTCAGGTGATAGGAAGCTCTCGAAGATGCTGACACACTGAAGACCATTTGCACATTTTGCTATTCCATATCCTGGATATCCAAGGTGTGTGCTAGTATGTACTTTGACCTCACTAGTATGACAATTCAGTAGTagtagaatgaatgaatggctatTTTCCCCCCACACTCCCAAGACATTTGAATCTACTGAATTACTACTAGTGCAGTACAGGAGCTTACTAGTGAGGTTGAATTGTGTACTAGTGGGCCAAAAATGGCAACACGATGACATAGTGTTACTAGTGAGGAGAAAGTGCATAGTTGTACATGAACCTCAAGCTGGATTTCAAAGATATTGAATAAATGGTTTTCCACTGTTATGTTATGTCATATTTCATGTTATGTCATTAAgttctcctaaaaaaaatacagtatttgctcTATACATATTAGACCTCATGAATGAATGTCCACGTGTATCTACATGTCAACTGCTGTCATTACGTGAGCCTTGACGGTGTTGTTTATTCAGGCTTtacaaaattgcacacaaatcACAAGGCCAGTGTGAGcgtgtgtatgtttttgtgtgaatgttCATGAATAAATGACCTTAGCCAAGCACACGTgattttgctactttttttttttttgtaagaaaacacaatttgactgTCAgtctttatttttgcattttttttccaggcagGTGCCTGTTTACATTGAAGCAGCTTCACTTTTATATAGAAAGACAaaacaccccccctcccccctccccgaatacaaaacacttatgtccacgGTACATacgaaaatataatttaaaagcaCTTAACAAAAGGACATGTTACGATACATTCACTGTACATTGTAAATACGGGACTACCGCATCCCAACTACTCGACGTGTGTTAATACTGTCCTGTCATTGGTCCATGTTTGTTACCATGGAGACTAATGACAGAGCTGCTCATCATGGATAAGAATTTTCTTAATGCACAAAAGAAGAGTGGAGGGTGAGTGGAAATGTCACTGGACCCATCACAAACACAATGACCCCCCCCACTCCCAAGAGGCAATGAGTGATACGAATCCCTGTAAGGGGGCAACACCACCGTTTATCCTTCCTGCTCCACAGGATTGATGTGGCACAGAAACGACACATCCACACACTAAACGGCACAATAACACTCAAGGCTGATGTCTATGCAAACACGcactctcaacacacacacatctggaaTGCTGTCATCTACAACACACATCTGGAATGCTGTCATCTACAACACAAAACAGGTTGTAGCTActaatctcttctttttttttgtacaaatcacCCTTCAGAGTGCATGCAATAAAACATTCAATGtacacccacttttttttttttggggggcgacACCAACATGGCCGCCCTGTTGTTGCCTCatccctcccctccctccccaATCAGGCACACGGTATGGTGGATGTTTGGCAGTGGAGAGCTGTTGGCAACCGTCATGGAAAGAACAAAAAGCTACGTTGGCAACTGGAATGACACGTCCAATAAATGGAGCTCCGTATGagatgaaggaaaaaaatgtctcactGGTGCGTAGAAACGCTACGAAGACCCAGACATGACAtggggtggggaaaaaatgaattgtgggcACAATAAGCTTAATTGTGGCCAAACAAATTCCTTTGTGTAACAAAAACGAGTATGGGTAAACAAATGGAGTGCACCTTCGCCATAAACCGAATACAAAAGGTGCGCTTGATTTGCTTACCCAACTGTCCAggaatgatgttcatgttaacaAATCTGGATTTTGCATGCACATTATACTTTATGgccacacatttgtatttggtgcatacaatatatataacttgtcataaattaaaattttgtgtCCACAAATGTATGGGCAGAGGGGGCGCAGAGAAAATAAATCCACCCCACTCCCCCAACATCTACAGTAGGAATGCATTACTTTAATCCAAATTTAGCTTCTCAGTTCAACGTAGTTCCATGACTCCCAGATGCCgtaagatggcggcaaagcactacttttatctAAATGAAACACCTCAAATTCACCAACAGCCCTGTGGCGCCAAgacaccacaagatggcagcaaaacacaccttctgtctaaatgaagctcctcaactcacttccaGCAAAGTTCCTTTGGCACCAAGACGCTGCAAgagggcagcaaagcactatGTTTGTCTAAATGCAAcacctcaactcacttcaacatagttcctttgGCACCAAGATGGTAGCAAAGCActtcttttgtctaaatgtagCTTCTCAATTCACTTCTACTTAGTTCCTCAGCCTCATAATGGCACAGAAGTGTGACAAAGtctaataattttaaaattttaaaaatcactaCAAATTGTGGCAACAATTTAGAACGCCATACGACCCTCCCACCCATGTCATGTCTGGTAAAGGTTTAGTGAAGCACGAAGTTTGAGTATTAGAAAAATATTTGCGATGAAACTTCGGACCATTCAAGCCAAAAATACtgacaataaaatataaaaaataaagcttgcaaataaaactaactattCATGTAAATGCTTGTGAATAAGCTTATAGTTTTGATATATACAACTACATATGTGTCTACTGTTTATATAGCAATATATCTATTTGAAATATAACTTAGGCAGAACCCCAGAAGTTCCCGTGAGGCTGCCGATCCAAAGTCAGTAAACGAAGAAAAAGGAGTGAACGCACCTCCTGGCTTGGATCGGTGACCGGAAGGTAACTTTGTCGTCGTGCGGGGGGCGGGGCTTGGTTGCACTTCCTGTCTCTCACTTCCTGTCAACTTCTTTTAGCACCTTATGCAAGTCAAACCGAAATCAAATGATAGCATATACGAAATGTgcaaatgtacaacaaaaataatacaaagatATACTTTTGGAAATACGAGTGATATAAGatggaaagaaaatgtaaataataatgggAAAAGAACTTAAAGCATGCACTTTAGTGTGAGGAGCCCTTTCTGGCTGGCTCTAGCCTTGAATCTTGCGCAGAATCTCGGTGGAGACGGGCGGGTGGAAGTTGATGGTGTGGTGCCGCAGGCCCTGCGACGTCTTGTAGCTCTTCCCGCAGCGGCATTTGAACGGCTTCCTCACGCGGATCTGCGTGCGGTGGCCGTTCTTGGCGTGGTACTTGATGCCGTTCACGTTCTGAGAGGAAAGAAGACGACGCACGCTTGCTTCAACATGCAACGCTACAGAAGAACctgttttttggtgttttttttttttaataggcatAAATCTTAAAGAGCGGGCGTGGAGCGATTGGGAACTTGTCCATAAAAATGTCTACAACTCATAAAGTGCTCTGACATGTTCAAATGTGTCAATGtgacattgaaattaattttaatgcCGCTGTAAAAACGTCACTATTCTTAGCTACCGGAATCGGGTCTCGTCAAGGGTGACTGACTATCTGCTTCTCGGGAACTTTTTGGTAACTTTCTAGATTACAGTGGCACCTCTACTTATgaataataacaaaattaaacagaatgtaaagaatttaacagtcatcgtgattattattcattatgCAGCTCCTTTTGGTGCCACTTTATCCTAACATATGGTTATAAACAAAGAAGATGGTCACAACTGCTCTGTAAGCTGCAGCAGTATTTTTTTGCAGTGAGAATAACAATCAACAttaatgctagttttgttagccctCTACTGCgttttgtattgtgtgttagcattaagctagtgaacTTTCCTTTGGCAATGTGGTTTTAGCTAGCGTAAAATAAATAGGAGTGTCGTAAAAaataatgtcatcattattttcattaaaatgaatgacttttttttttttatctaaatctttttttaatgctaaatatCAGTGTCAATTGATGGTAACAGTTATCTGGCATAATGTaaattagtgttaattttatgagccattttttaatttagtctcagttttagtacAATTTCAATCAcagttgttagtttttatcatagttagtcaacctcatcccatttttatttagtcacctTTTAGTCGGCTATAAGTCaatcattttagtctttattttagtccaagaaaacgtaattttattcatctatttttagtcaacagaaattgtcaacatttttgttcagttttagtcaggtcaggacaatcatttgacccttttacattttttttttgtcagctgaTAATATTCACATTTCCATCTACagctacagtatatcaacaagtggctattaTGACTCCATGCTAACACTAGTgtgttagctagcattagtttGCGGTCGGATTAACTttgtttgaaagaatttaaaggGTGTGTgttagtgacagattagcagagacaggattttgcaacaattataattttcatctcgtctttgTTCGTgaactaaaattaaaatgtccatagattttagtccagtctttATTAAGTGAGCAAAATGTTGTCTTTAttagtcaataaaaaaatgcatactgatttagttccaattattgtttattaatggcagttttaatttaatctagtctagtttttgtccggtgaaaaatgtgtgttgaaataaatatttatcacaaatatctaaatattttttatttcgttttcgttaacaaaattaacaCGAGTGTACAGATTTTGTGCTGATCTTATTCTTTGTTtatataaaagtaaaagtagtgTGGGAATATTACAGCTGGCCTGAATAATCTtaacatcatcattgctgttTTTGTCCTCTTAAAAAGGTCCCACATGCAGCAGTCATGCGACAGTAATGTCACCATACTccccaaaatattaaaaaaaaattgaaagaggTTTTTGTTTGCTGTTGCCTGATTACAGAATGATATTATCACTACTTTCAATCATGacattaatgacttttttttgttttggagggGGGTTGGTGAGGCAACGTGATATTTGCTTAACATCCATAAAACCACATGAGATCAGCTCCCTCACCTTGTATCTCTTCTTGCAGCCCGGCACGGGGCACGCAAACGGCTTCTCCTCGCCGCCGTTCATGCACATGGAACTGAGGATGGACTCGGAGCTGATGGCGCTTTCGGTGGTCCACGACTCATCACTGTCCGACTCCTCGTAGTCTACCTCCTCTTCGTCGTACTCGCTGCCTGTAATCAGTGAAACGTTTTGGAATAAATATAGGAAGCAtgcagaagtttttttttttaaattaaacttatTACCTTGGTCAACAAATTTTTACCAAATATTTTAATCAGAGATGCAAGTTAATGTTTCAAGAGGAGTTTTTTACTCTAATTCCGAATCtgcccttgttttttttctgtagcacATTAagttttcataataataataataataataatacgtaATTTTGTATTCTATTTagtaatatttataaattaagGATCAGGTTCAgcaacaggtgtgttttttttttgttttttttaggttagcTATAAATTACAATGTATGGGAAAATTGCAAGGTTTCAATAGGTCAAACttaaaaaccaaaaaataaaataaagctgatgtgcttgaaaaaaaaaaacatttacataatcAACGTCAAAAATATGTTTAGGGACACATAAAGCTGTCCGATTAAAATTTGCACTTGACCAGTGTTATTAAACATTACACAAATATACGTTTGAAGATTGTCAAATTACTAATCTAAATtattaaactaattaaaacattttttttattacagtggtgccttgagacatgaggttttttatcttatttaaaACAATGTGACAACACTGTAATTAGAATGCTAAATAATAAAACGTgaatcatgattaattcattGTGACTTCTTCTGGTGTGTGCAAattggccaccggggggcagCATAATCCAGTCATGAGGACAAATGGACAAATGAAaaagactttcacaactacCGTTAAGTGGCTCTGTAAACTTcagtattaacatttttttttttttgcagaggttGAAGGAAATAGCCCTGTGATTCTTGCTTTATTGTCTGTCTACCAGAGTTGATGCACATAACACCGCTAAAAATCGATGCTGTTCGTTAGCTCGTCGTTgtgtgttagcatgaagctagtgGAAGCCAACGTTTTGTGGTTGCGTTAAATACAGAATGtgtaatatcctttgttttgttttagtttgacagtatCTCTAGGTACAATATACGTTGGCATGTCATGATGAATTACCAAGGTTGTAATTCCCCCTACCCCCTAATTTGATTAAagccataaaacaaaaatggtaaaaatggAAGTTAGCCCACTCTCTCACTTTCTCATTTTGCTATTTTCCGAGgattgtgtatgtatgtgtgtgtttgtgccagTGGGCCAcattctcacacaaaaaaaaccacctTGTCCATGTCTGCATTCTCTTGTGCCTGTGAGTCAAAATGCAGGGATTGGCACATGGAAGGCGATCATTAAGTGGGAGTGATCCCCATTGCTCAGGCTGGAAAAGTACTCTGGAGAATAGTTTCCActcacgcgcgcgcacacgccgACACACACCGGCCCCCCACCATCACACAGGAAATTCTGCACCTCAGCATGAGGAAATGGATGGTACCCTGGCACATGTtgaaatgtgtgcatgtgtgtgtaaaagTGCAGACCTAACACTACGTTTAGAAACCATTTGGGCTGCTTCTGAACTGTGCACAGTTGtatacacacgcgcacgcgcacacacacacacacacacacacggccccATGTGAACACACAGTGGGACAGCTGCTATGTAATTAGAAGAGTGTTGACTGGTCTGCTTGCAGCAGGAGCCTCTATGTttaacacacatatacagtaacacacacacatactgtctAATGGGGGTCAAAGGGGCTCATCATAATATTGGGTTGATCAGCttaaatgtccacaaaaaatgCTCACACAGTAGCAcaaagaattaaacagtttgtgcgtcacagtaaattaaaaaaaatattttaaaatgatgctTCAAAGCACATTGACATTCTCCTTGTGTGtttgccttggccaccagggggcagtataacagaCATATGACCAGCTCCGTTGATAGAGTTCAcacacgctgtgattggtcaactgctggtcacatgacatatggacgccaaactctctctatcaaactctctctatcaacgacgaagaagagtttcacaagtCGACTTGGTAAACGGCagtcattttttaaagatgaagACTATATGCCGTTAACTATCGTTATATGGTTGATCTGTactaaaaaatgtgtaaaatgtggTTAAATCAACGtgtttgtcatgtttaaacttCAATTAGGAGTGACAATAAACATCTGTCAATACAATTCagcgcactagtagaacaactagGGCACTCTAATAAAACTAATGTCTTACTAGTGACGTTTTTTTCACGACTACCTTCCAATACAGTGTGACATATCTGCTCACAACTAGAACTAGTACGCTACTGCTGAGGTAAAACTGCACTAGTTGACATCTGCGCACAACTAGTACGACTAGTGAAGCACTAAATGCTAACTAGTAAAATTATATTATGCCACTAGTAGTGCTAGTAGCACTGTTGTTGTACTAAtgcgctgaattgtcttacGGGTGAGGACAAAGCGCCTacaattcagtgcactagtagCATAGTGATGAGCGCGCACACCTGTCGTCGTACCTGTCGGCGTGCTGCTGcggaaggaggaggaaggagtgATGGGGGGCGTGACGGGCGGCGTCAGGTTGCCGCTGGTGTGGCGGGGGGGCGTGGCAGTGCTGTTCCTCGACACGGAGCCCGTGATGGACAGCGACAGCTTTGGCGCGACCTTCTTCTTCATGGTCTCCTGCTCCCGCCGTGCAGCGTCCGTCATGAACCTGACGGGAAATGAGTCACAGGTTATTGACAAAATGTGGATTCAACGCTCTTAAACGTttcatttgaatatatatatatatatataaatttagaaGTAATACTTTTAATAATAACGCATTCATTTGTGGAgagtggggtcaagttgtattttaccatttaaaaaatgtgcagaatttcacaaattatttcatgttaaagattagatagctcttaatatgaaaagaaaattgcactgacttgtcaccaatgtcttacaattgcaattatgccatctagtggcagaaaaatgacctcaacaccaatcaatatcacacagtacatctttctaatttaaactcaattttatgatttattttgaaattactgtatcaatgaccaaaagatgcagccatatttttattattttaacatttttttccacttttatgttaacaacctctaaaaaaaatgtaacgcCGGAGACTGACATTTCTTAATTTTGCATCCTGAAGCCGATTCCACCATGAATTTCCTGTGCACATGTACTGGTAATTGATACATTTGA
The sequence above is drawn from the Vanacampus margaritifer isolate UIUO_Vmar chromosome 17, RoL_Vmar_1.0, whole genome shotgun sequence genome and encodes:
- the LOC144037158 gene encoding juxtaposed with another zinc finger protein 1, whose product is MTGIAAASFFSNSCRFGGCGLQFESLAELIVHIEDNHIDTDPRVLEKQEQQQPTYLALSYINRFMTDAARREQETMKKKVAPKLSLSITGSVSRNSTATPPRHTSGNLTPPVTPPITPSSSFRSSTPTGSEYDEEEVDYEESDSDESWTTESAISSESILSSMCMNGGEEKPFACPVPGCKKRYKNVNGIKYHAKNGHRTQIRVRKPFKCRCGKSYKTSQGLRHHTINFHPPVSTEILRKIQG